Genomic segment of Caldalkalibacillus uzonensis:
CATATTGTCGTTGCGTACTGTTCTTAACTATTATGTAACTAACAAGTATCACTTTAGATTATACATTTTAGGGTATAAAAGTAATCGATTACCATTGATAAAAGTCCCCGTGTTGAACTGGTGCGTGTTTTCTTAAGTATCTTATGAATATGATTTTTTACCGTCGTTTGGGAAACGAACAATGTTTTGGAGAGTTCTTCATTTGAATATCCATATAAAGATAACATGAGTAAAATTTCCTCTTCTCTTCTGGTTAAACGGTAGCGCTTAGCAATATAATGGACAACACGTTTATATTCTTGCTCCTTAATTTCCACGTTATGTTGTGGCAGGTACTCAATCGGCTTCACTACAACCACCCTCTCCACTCATATCTTTATAATTTGAAATTAAGTTCATATGTTTAATAGAAAACACACCTCCGCTTAAGAAGGTGTGTTTGTTTTCTTAAACGGCAGCTGGCTGGCATGGCATGTTGCTTTAGCCCCTATAGCTTTGCGTCACTACGTTTCCGTAGCTTTGCCCTTGTGCGTTTTTTAAGCATTATGGAATTTGAATTTTTAAGCAATTGGAAGCAGGACCAATGTCCTGTCTATTATGTTACCATTTTTTTCTTCAATTAGGTACACGACTTATGACCTATTTTTGGGAATCATAAAATAAAAAACTTCTTTCACAGGAAAGAAGCATACTTAAAGTTAAAATGGAGGCGGCACCCGGATTCGAACCGGGGATAAAGGTTTTGCAGACCTCTGCCTTACCACTTGGCTATGCCGCCACTTAAATCACATATAAAAGTGTGTATAAAAATGGAGCGGAAAACGGGATTCGAACCCGCGACCCCCACCTTGGCAAGGTGGTGCTCTACCCCTGAGCTATTTCCGCTCGCATAGAATGGCTGGGCTGGCTGGATTCGAACCAGCGCATCACGGGGCCAAAACCCGTTGCCTTACCGCTTGGCTACAGCCCAACAGTAAAACTATGGGGCGACTGATGGGATTCGAACCCACGAATGCCGGAGCCACAATCCGGTGCGTTAACCACTTCGCCACAGCCGCCATGTTATATAGAGTGGCAGGGGCAGTAGGAATCGAACCCACACTTGCGGTTTTGGAGACCGCCGTTCTACCATTGAACTATGCCCCTGCAATATGGTGGAGGGGGACGGATTCGAACCGCCGAACCCAGAGGGAGCAGATTTACAGTCTGCCGCGTTTAGCCACTTCGCTACCCCTCCACATTTTCGTATGGTGCCGGCGAGAGGAATCGAACCCCCAACCCACTGATTACAAGTCAGTTGCTCTGCCAATTGAGCTACACCGGCACGCTATTAATCCATATTTTAAGTGGTGGCTCGGGACGGAATCGAACCGCCGACACGAGGATTTTCAGTCCTCTGCTCTACCGACTGAGCTACCGAGCCAGAGACAATTGTTAATATAACACACGTTTTGAGATGCTGTCAATTGCTTTGTGACTAGCAGTCCCTGTTAGTTAAATAGACATAAAATGGCGGAGCTGACGGGATTCGAACCCGCGATCTCCTGCGTGACAGGCAGGCATGTTAGGCCTCTACACCACAGCTCCACAATGTATCATGTTGCGCAAATATATTGGTTGCACCCTGCGGGTACCACGATTTTCGCTTCCATCGATGAAAATTCGACGTAGTAGCGCTCATATTTTGGTTGCGGGGGCAGGATTTGAACCTGCGACCTTCGGGTTATGAGCCCGACGAGCTACCAGACTGCTCCACCCCGCGTCATTCTTATGAAAGTGGTGGAGGGTGACGGGTTCGAACCGCCGACCCCTTGCTTGTAAGGCAAGTGCTCTCCCAGCTGAGCTAACCCTCCATAATGGTGACCCGTAGGGGATTCGAACCCCTGAATGCCGGCGTGAAAGGCCGGTGTGTTAAGCCACTTCACCAACGGGCCACGTAAAATGTATCTTTGATTTAATATGGCGGAGAGGGAGGGATTCGAACCCTCGAGACGGGTTATCCCCGCCTACACGATTTCCAATCGTGCTCCTTCGGCCAGCTCGGACACCTCTCCATGTCTTAACGCCGCTTAAAACTTGCGTTTTTTCTTGTCTCACCAGCGGCGACAGACAATAATATAACATGTCTTCAGTGTGAAGTCAACCGCCAAATGGCAATAAATTTTTCCATATTTCCTCCGCCATCAATCGTCTCAGTCATTGGCATTTGACTGGTAAAACATAGACCGTCAGCAGGACTAAGCGGTGATGTCCCGTTTTATGAAGGTTAACCAAGTCACCAAGATAAACAGGATGTAATACATAGATAAGACCAGTAAGGAAAATGAGAGGGTCATGCCCTCAACGAGGGGAAGCCCATCCACATATTGCCTGAGATCAAAGTGGGCAAACAAGATCCATTTGACCCACGGATACTGGCTTAATAAAACAGCCAACTGTCCGCCAGTAAACATCAGAAACATGGATAAGCCGATAGCCAAAGCACTGTTGGTGAAAACGGCAGCCACCATAAAAGCAAAGGTGACCATCATTACGAGCGGAATGCTCTCAAACGCATATTGCTGCAAAAGACCGCTTAATCCTTGGTCCTCTAGGAAATCCCCACCCGGATTGGTCCATAATCCTTCAAAGCCGAACAACACGCCCCCCAGCACCAGCGAACCGAGAAACAGCACCACAATCATATACATACTAAACAGCAGTACAGCGATATATTTGGCCAACAAAATTTTGGCACGATGGATGGGACGGATGAGCAATAGCTTGATGGTCCCCTGTGAAAATTCATTGGCTACCGATGTGGCAGCAACAATGATCGCAAACAAGGTGATCAGTCCAAACAGGGGAACCGTTACATTCATAAAATACAACAATGGGGATGCCCCTTCACTTGCCGCGATAGGAAGAACATATTTTGTGATAAAGGCGATACCCACAATGGCCATGAGCAGCAATATAAACATCACCCATGTCCCCATCCTGCGGTATAATTTTAACTGTTCATTTTGCAGTAAGCCTAACCAGATGTTCATTGCGCTTTGCCTCCTGTCATTTCCAAGAACCGTTCCTCCAAGGTTTTCTCTCCTGCAGGTCGAATACCGTATATCTTTACCTTGGCCTGCACAAGGTGTTGGACCACGTCCGGAATTTGTTCCTTTTCCAGCATGACTTTGAATTCATGATCAGTGACATGTCGGACAGGAACAGCATGATCCTCCATGACCTGCACCGCTTGGTGAAGCGGATCGACGGTGAAGGTGATCATGTGTTGATGTGCTGAGTTTAAAAAGGTCTCAACCGATTGCACATCCAACAATTTTCCCTTGTCGATAATGGCGATGCGGTCACACATCAACTGCATTTCGGCTAACAAATGGCTGGAAACCACCACTGAGACCCCTTCTTCCTGGGCCAAACGGCGCAGATAGTTTCTGATCTCTCTGATTCCGGCAGGATCTAAGCCGTTGGTCGGTTCATCCAAAATCAGTAAAGAAGGAGAGTGAAGCAACGCTTGGGCCAAACCTAACCGTTGACGCATCCCCAATGAATAGGTTTTTACCTTATCATCAATGCGGTCTGCCAAGCCCACCAGTTCCACAATCTCCTCAATGCGGTCGTCGGTGACATGCTCTGCCATGCGGGCAAAATGAATCAGGTTTTCATAGCCGGTTAGATAGTTGTACAGTTGCGGCTGTTCAATAATCGCTCCCACATGGGCGATGGCTTGTTCAAAATGATCCCGGATACTATGCCCCTGGATTAAAATATTTCCTTTGCTCATGGACATAAGGCCTACCATCATGCGCATGGTCGTCGTTTTACCGGCCCCATTGGGCCCCAGCAAACCAAACACTTCTCCCGGATAAATATCCAATGAAATATCTTCGATGATCGTTTTGGAACCGATTATTTTACTCACATGGTCTAAACGGCAGACAGGTTCCATCATATATATCCTCCATTCCCCATTTTAATCAGTAAGCACATCCTGTCGCCCTTCATAAACTCTCTTCATCCACTCCGTCAAGCTTTGCCCATAGTGGCTGCGAATCTCAT
This window contains:
- a CDS encoding ABC transporter ATP-binding protein translates to MEPVCRLDHVSKIIGSKTIIEDISLDIYPGEVFGLLGPNGAGKTTTMRMMVGLMSMSKGNILIQGHSIRDHFEQAIAHVGAIIEQPQLYNYLTGYENLIHFARMAEHVTDDRIEEIVELVGLADRIDDKVKTYSLGMRQRLGLAQALLHSPSLLILDEPTNGLDPAGIREIRNYLRRLAQEEGVSVVVSSHLLAEMQLMCDRIAIIDKGKLLDVQSVETFLNSAHQHMITFTVDPLHQAVQVMEDHAVPVRHVTDHEFKVMLEKEQIPDVVQHLVQAKVKIYGIRPAGEKTLEERFLEMTGGKAQ
- a CDS encoding ABC transporter permease → MNIWLGLLQNEQLKLYRRMGTWVMFILLLMAIVGIAFITKYVLPIAASEGASPLLYFMNVTVPLFGLITLFAIIVAATSVANEFSQGTIKLLLIRPIHRAKILLAKYIAVLLFSMYMIVVLFLGSLVLGGVLFGFEGLWTNPGGDFLEDQGLSGLLQQYAFESIPLVMMVTFAFMVAAVFTNSALAIGLSMFLMFTGGQLAVLLSQYPWVKWILFAHFDLRQYVDGLPLVEGMTLSFSLLVLSMYYILFILVTWLTFIKRDITA
- a CDS encoding helix-turn-helix transcriptional regulator; translated protein: MKPIEYLPQHNVEIKEQEYKRVVHYIAKRYRLTRREEEILLMLSLYGYSNEELSKTLFVSQTTVKNHIHKILKKTRTSSTRGLLSMVIDYFYTLKCII